A single region of the Methylocystis echinoides genome encodes:
- a CDS encoding OpgC family protein, translating into MQKDRIDSVDFWRGVALAAILVNHIPGNVLGALTPRNFAFSDSAEMFVFLSGFSVYLAYGGRFAAGRAGEATAALLRRAGRLYGAHLALSVAALLFFGLVTFFTPYDMLMAEEGGGRIEPYLDTLTGLGGLLAMTHQLAFFNILPLYVLLMATAPLMLFLAVRDPRRLLLASVAVYAAARATGVNLPTWPGHNGWYFNPFAWQLMFASGVACAALWRERGVPYSAPLHGLAAGVSIVVAVVVSNAFGFAPGLVDEAGRYLDWDKSQLGGARILSFLALAYAAAFSGVAEWFAGGRVFDFFRRLGRHALTTFCAGSLLSAVGQALRLALDVNGLATPLADALFVGGALLLLDALTRRIERARTPARSPAPRPRLAPATSGV; encoded by the coding sequence GTGCAAAAAGATCGCATCGATTCCGTCGACTTCTGGCGCGGCGTCGCCCTCGCCGCCATTCTGGTCAACCACATTCCCGGCAATGTGCTGGGCGCGCTCACCCCCCGCAATTTCGCCTTCTCGGACTCGGCGGAGATGTTTGTCTTCCTGTCGGGATTCTCCGTCTATCTCGCCTATGGCGGCCGCTTCGCCGCCGGGCGGGCGGGGGAGGCGACGGCGGCGCTGCTGCGACGCGCCGGACGCCTCTATGGCGCGCATCTGGCCTTGAGCGTCGCCGCGCTGCTGTTCTTCGGGCTCGTCACCTTTTTCACGCCCTATGACATGCTGATGGCGGAGGAGGGCGGGGGCCGGATCGAGCCCTATCTCGATACGCTGACCGGGCTTGGCGGCCTCCTCGCCATGACCCACCAGCTCGCCTTCTTCAATATTCTGCCGCTCTATGTGCTGCTCATGGCGACGGCGCCCCTGATGCTTTTCCTCGCAGTTCGCGACCCTCGCCGGCTGCTGCTCGCGTCCGTCGCGGTCTATGCGGCGGCGCGGGCGACGGGAGTCAACCTGCCGACATGGCCGGGGCACAACGGCTGGTATTTCAATCCCTTCGCCTGGCAGCTAATGTTCGCGTCCGGCGTCGCCTGCGCCGCCTTGTGGCGGGAGCGGGGCGTTCCCTATTCGGCCCCGCTGCACGGGCTGGCGGCGGGCGTCTCGATCGTCGTGGCCGTCGTCGTCTCCAACGCTTTCGGCTTCGCGCCGGGCCTCGTCGACGAGGCCGGCCGCTACCTCGACTGGGACAAGAGCCAGCTCGGCGGCGCCCGGATTCTCTCGTTTCTGGCGCTCGCCTATGCGGCGGCCTTTTCCGGCGTTGCCGAGTGGTTCGCGGGCGGTCGCGTCTTCGACTTCTTTCGCCGACTGGGTCGCCACGCGCTGACGACCTTCTGCGCCGGCAGCCTGTTGAGCGCCGTCGGGCAGGCGCTGCGGCTCGCGCTCGACGTCAACGGGCTGGCGACGCCGCTCGCGGATGCGCTGTTCGTCGGCGGCGCGCTGCTCCTGCTCGACGCGCTCACCCGCCGGATTGAGCGGGCGCGGACGCCCGCGCGGTCGCCGGCGCCGCGGCCGCGCCTCGCGCCGGCGACCAGCGGCGTCTAG
- a CDS encoding competence/damage-inducible protein A, producing the protein MKEPETGEAPATAAVLVIGDEILSGRTQDTNTRYIATYLAQIGVDLREARVVPDVEEEIVAAVNALRARYTYLFTTGGIGPTHDDITADSVGRAFGVEVIEDPRAMAMLRERFAEEELNPARRRMARIPRGAELVCNAISKAPGFWIGNVIVMAGVPVIMQSMMDTVGPQLRSGARVEVETVEAGSIPEGSYAMRLEEIAAAHPGVSVGSYPNFSGQGVRNQIVLRSRDVASLASAKAAVRALLAELAGA; encoded by the coding sequence ATGAAAGAACCCGAAACGGGCGAGGCGCCGGCGACAGCGGCGGTTCTCGTCATCGGCGATGAAATCCTGTCCGGCCGGACGCAGGACACCAACACGCGCTACATCGCGACCTACCTTGCCCAGATCGGCGTCGATCTGCGCGAAGCCCGCGTCGTGCCGGACGTCGAGGAAGAGATCGTCGCGGCGGTGAATGCGCTGCGGGCGCGCTACACCTATCTCTTCACCACCGGCGGCATCGGGCCGACGCATGACGACATCACCGCCGACTCGGTCGGCAGGGCTTTTGGCGTCGAGGTGATCGAGGACCCCCGCGCGATGGCCATGCTGCGCGAGCGCTTTGCGGAGGAGGAGCTCAATCCCGCGCGCCGCCGCATGGCGCGTATTCCCCGCGGCGCCGAACTGGTTTGCAACGCCATATCGAAGGCGCCCGGTTTCTGGATCGGCAATGTGATCGTCATGGCCGGCGTGCCGGTTATCATGCAGTCGATGATGGACACGGTCGGCCCGCAACTGCGCAGCGGGGCGCGGGTTGAGGTCGAGACGGTCGAGGCGGGCTCCATTCCAGAAGGCAGTTATGCGATGCGGCTGGAAGAGATCGCGGCCGCGCATCCGGGGGTGAGCGTCGGCTCCTATCCGAATTTCTCGGGGCAGGGGGTGCGCAACCAGATCGTGCTGCGCAGCCGCGACGTGGCCTCGCTGGCCTCCGCGAAGGCGGCCGTGCGGGCGCTGCTCGCCGAACTCGCGGGCGCGTGA
- the map gene encoding type I methionyl aminopeptidase — translation MTFIESHLAPSGRKSGHIKLHGPADFEGMRKVGRLAGEALDMLAPHVKPGVTTQHLDDLVFDFALANGAYPAPLDYRGYRKSICTSINHVVCHGVPDAKPLRDGDIVNIDVTFILDGWHGDASRMFGVGEIPRKAQRLIDVTYESLLRGIAAVKPGATTGDIGAAIQHYAEGERCSVVRDFCGHGLGRVFHDEPNILHYGVAGQGVELRAGMFFTIEPMINLGKPQVKILSDGWTAVTRDRSLSAQFEHSIGVTETGAEIFTLSPLGLDNPTAATRGA, via the coding sequence ATGACCTTCATTGAATCACACCTCGCCCCCTCCGGCCGCAAGAGCGGGCACATCAAGCTTCACGGCCCGGCCGATTTCGAGGGCATGCGCAAGGTCGGCCGCCTCGCCGGCGAGGCGCTGGACATGCTCGCGCCGCATGTGAAGCCGGGCGTCACCACCCAGCATCTCGACGACCTCGTCTTCGACTTCGCGCTCGCCAACGGGGCCTATCCCGCGCCGCTCGACTATCGCGGCTATCGCAAGTCGATCTGCACCTCGATCAACCATGTCGTCTGCCATGGCGTGCCGGACGCCAAGCCGCTGCGCGACGGCGACATCGTCAATATCGACGTCACCTTCATCCTCGACGGCTGGCACGGCGACGCGAGCCGCATGTTCGGCGTCGGCGAGATTCCGCGCAAGGCGCAGCGGCTGATCGACGTGACCTATGAATCGCTGCTGCGCGGCATCGCCGCGGTCAAGCCCGGCGCCACGACCGGCGACATTGGCGCGGCGATCCAGCACTACGCCGAAGGCGAGCGCTGCTCGGTCGTGCGCGACTTCTGCGGCCACGGGCTCGGCCGCGTCTTCCACGACGAGCCGAACATTCTTCATTACGGCGTCGCCGGCCAGGGCGTGGAGCTGCGGGCGGGCATGTTCTTCACCATCGAGCCGATGATCAATCTGGGCAAGCCGCAGGTGAAGATCCTCTCCGACGGCTGGACCGCGGTGACGCGCGACCGGTCGCTCTCGGCGCAGTTCGAGCATTCGATCGGCGTGACCGAGACGGGAGCCGAGATTTTCACCCTCTCGCCCCTTGGGCTCGACAACCCCACCGCCGCCACGCGCGGCGCATGA
- the radC gene encoding RadC family protein → MTKSGDKADARPAGMEEAAVPHYHGHRQRLRERFMEAGAAALADYELMELLLFRSIPRRDVKPLAKALIERHGSFAEALAARPERLREIPGLTEGAIIDLKVTEAAARRLARGAIEKRMVLSSFSMVTDYCRTAMAYAEREEFRVLFLDKKNALIADEVQGVGTVDHTPVYPREVVRRALELGASALILAHNHPSGDPTPSAADISMTREIATIAQPFGISVHDHLIVGRDGQTSFRGLKLL, encoded by the coding sequence ATGACGAAATCCGGTGACAAAGCGGACGCGCGGCCCGCCGGCATGGAGGAGGCCGCGGTTCCGCATTATCACGGCCACCGCCAGCGCCTGCGCGAGCGCTTCATGGAGGCGGGCGCCGCCGCGCTCGCCGATTACGAGTTGATGGAGCTTCTGCTCTTTCGCTCGATTCCCCGGCGCGACGTGAAGCCGCTCGCCAAGGCGCTCATCGAGCGTCACGGCTCTTTCGCCGAGGCGCTCGCGGCGCGGCCCGAACGCCTGCGCGAAATCCCCGGCCTGACGGAAGGCGCCATCATCGATCTGAAGGTCACGGAAGCCGCGGCAAGACGGCTGGCGCGCGGCGCGATCGAAAAGCGCATGGTGCTGTCGTCCTTTTCGATGGTGACGGATTACTGCCGCACCGCCATGGCTTATGCCGAACGCGAGGAATTCCGCGTGCTCTTCCTCGACAAGAAGAACGCCCTGATCGCCGACGAGGTGCAGGGCGTCGGCACCGTCGACCACACCCCCGTCTATCCGCGCGAGGTCGTGCGGCGCGCGCTGGAGCTCGGCGCAAGCGCGCTGATCCTCGCCCATAACCATCCCTCCGGCGATCCCACGCCCTCGGCGGCGGATATCAGCATGACGCGTGAAATCGCGACGATCGCGCAGCCCTTCGGCATTTCCGTGCACGATCATCTGATCGTCGGGCGCGATGGGCAGACGAGCTTCCGCGGGCTCAAGCTGCTTTGA